The DNA sequence GACTCCGAACAACCTTCCATTTAAAGATATTTTAAGTTATGAACATATTCGACCTTTCCTGGAATTCCCACCATCTTGAAATCGGTAAACGAACGTTGATTATGGGAATTGTCAATGTGACGCCTGATTCTTTTTCTGATGGAGGGATTTTCTTCAACTGCGATGATGCGGTGGCCCATGGCGAAAAAATGGTTGAAGACGGTGCGGATATCATTGACATCGGGGGAGAATCGACACGCCCCTTTTCAGATTCCGTATCTGCCCAAGAGGAAATCAGGCGGGTTATTCCTGTCATTAAAGAACTTGCAAAACGTGTGTCGGTTCCCATTTCCATCGATACAACCAAAGCAACAGTAGCAAAAAGAGCTCTTGAAGCAGGGGCTTCCATGATTAATGATATCGGGGCACTTCGGCTCGACCCAGATATGGCTTCTGTTGTCTCGGAGCACGGGGTGCCGGTTATACTGATGCATATGCTGGGAACTCCGAAAACCATGCAGAACTTTCCTGAGTATGATGACCTTATTAAGGAAGTTAAATCATTTCTTGCCGATGCCATTAACAGGGCTGAAAAAAGTGAAATTCCAAAGACTAAAATAATCATCGATCCCGGAATCGGTTTTGGAAAAACAGTTGAACATAACCTTATTTTGTTAAAGAATTTGCACGAATTTTTATCTTTAGGCGTTCCTGTCTTAATTGGATCTTCAAGGAAAGCATTTATCAGAAAAATAATCAAAGATGAAACAGCTCAGGATATCAGCCCGGATTTGCCGGTGGTGGAAACAGGCACCCAGGCTAGCATTGCGGCGGCAATTTTTAATGGTGCTCACATCGTGAGGGTACACGATGTGGCAAATACCCGTGCAACAGTAAAAATAGCTGATGCCATCAAACATGTATAAAGGGATAGACGTACCTGTCTTCGTCTCTTCTCACGGCGTAACCCGAAGGCAAAGCCTGATCGGATACTTTTATCTTCT is a window from the Thermodesulfobacteriota bacterium genome containing:
- the folP gene encoding dihydropteroate synthase, with amino-acid sequence MNIFDLSWNSHHLEIGKRTLIMGIVNVTPDSFSDGGIFFNCDDAVAHGEKMVEDGADIIDIGGESTRPFSDSVSAQEEIRRVIPVIKELAKRVSVPISIDTTKATVAKRALEAGASMINDIGALRLDPDMASVVSEHGVPVILMHMLGTPKTMQNFPEYDDLIKEVKSFLADAINRAEKSEIPKTKIIIDPGIGFGKTVEHNLILLKNLHEFLSLGVPVLIGSSRKAFIRKIIKDETAQDISPDLPVVETGTQASIAAAIFNGAHIVRVHDVANTRATVKIADAIKHV